gttttgtgacaacacgggagccattgctcaagaaaaggagccaaggtctcatcagaagtccaaacacgtattgagaaagtaccacatcctcagagagttcgtggaaagaggagatgtcacgattgacaaagtcggctccgcagataatgttgctgatccgcttactaagcctttacctggagcagtattcgagaagcatcgcgaatcaatgggtttgaatcaTATGGGTatttggctctagtgcaagtgggagattgttagagtaggtgcccgtcgagccaagtgttggccgagggttcatgattaaactctatgtataaacagtctttattttaataatatttgaatttatcgttttggcacttctttatctgtatacccatgctagttgcatagataaagcccttgaatatacaaatagtagaaagaatatgagatgctcatatgatgagtatcatgaaactcgtatttgcaatactgtatattctaaacggttcctagtcgattcagccgccattaagaaagatataggccgctcgagttagagactagtatctgcgatgtgagtaccatgtttcattggtaggggacattgtgatgtccgaacatgcagataggtgctccttgtagagagtgcactgaacaaccctccataaaaggactttccaagtggttctcacttatcgagtggaaaagtcctggtttatggttgtacaccattagtccttatgacccgggacaacattgaaactctatgtgctagaattacactttgacttgtttaccgactctcatgaggtcatcaggtggcaaggttgggtattctgtcgaaacatataggagtcgatgcattgtagtcggggattcactgcttaccttcgggtatggatatcctatgtgttctcatgtatgtgtaggttgaaatctctgatcagagtatggtggtaattatgaaaggggtttcatagattacaccattgatgcaactacggcatgacacatagtatcgattcattgacaactctcgataaaccaatggttgtcgaatcggtcgggatatatgagttgaagggaccgtactgtacgctaaccataattgaatggttcttgcaggcactatcatttgatacctagggaatcatgtaagcgatgctgcttggcgtttaacatgattggttgggtattatcagacttgagttctgacgttcttattatcaaggagttgataagtaagaatggagcaattggggtatgctcatataaggacaagtttagttcgaatcacatggagatgtgaacccacggctagttgtatcaatgaaccattgagggccactcaagtgctagctttctagatcccgttgagaagttaaaatagttcaatgtgttgaacggcttataaatgagtttataagcgtaagaaaaaatagaagtatgacttctatgagagaaatgtaattttaatttatgaatgtgttcttaaattaaaagttggccaaataaataatgtatttgaaaattgtgattttcataaacattattatggactaaattaaattaattcaagtgttgaattaattaaacactagtggacctagtagagtccaaataattaaattaattcaagagtagaattaattaaatcaaattgagtcttgtagagctcaatttaaataaattatttaactagtggacttgagtaaattcaagtaatatttaattagtctcaaatatgtttgagataattaaatttagtccatgcttttaatttgttaaaaaaaaaaaaccatataatatatgcatgcatgggaggtgaagagttgggagacaactttctcaatattcaagacatgtgtcacacatgccaacaacaactttttatactaccaaggctagtctcccttccccccattGTAGCATGAAATGGCCGAAACTTGCAAGCaatattctctcaagttttctctcaatttttctcttcaagtgttgtggaagaaaaatacttctcattgaaaaatccttttatttttctagtgcaaaataagaggggttctagtttgcaagtggtgggcctaatttgaaggaaagaaaaggagtccaaggaagcttgtagatcttcattccattcaagagccaagttgtttacaacttggttggagccatcatcaaccttaagagattgataggtaactatttctaaacacactatgaatgtcattttggtgttttattgtatttcctacacaaactcatggtggccgaattttatatgctaaaatcgaaatttttgtgcttccgttgcgtttccggccactgTAACCGATCCTCTTTCAGCTAGGAGGAAGGCTATGCAAGCTAGCAAAAGTTCTAGTTCGTTGGGACCAAGgggtcagtctttcaagaagtctccatcttcttcttcttccggtTCTAGAGGTGTACACAACTTTGGTAGGAAAAAGATGCAATGTGGCCACTGCGGAGGCAATCACCCGACGGAGAATTGTCGAAGAGCAACAGGTGCATGTTTCAATTGTGGTGGTTTTTGTCACATGAAGAGGGATTGCCCTAATTTGGAGAATCAGAGTGGAGGCGGAGGTTCTATGACAGGGTCTTATAGTGGAAAACAGTCTGAGGCCACTGTTCAACAGAAAGGTTTTCCTGCTCAAGGTTCTCGTCGTGGAGGAATGTCACAAGGATCTCAGCAACGCCCACGAGTTCAGGGGCAAGTGTTTGCCTTAAACCAAGAGCAAGATGAGGAGCATAACGAGagagtcattgcaggtaattttcttttatgtgGTATTCCTGCATATTTATTGATTGACACTggggcatcgcattcattcatagcaTCAACGTTTGTTAAGAAGCATAAACTACCCTACGTGTCATTAGATGTTTGTTGTCGGTGTCTACACCGATGGGACAAGAGTTTTTAGCTAAGCGACTTGTAGTAGACTGTTTGCTAGAGTTCGAGGGAATTTACTTGTCTGCCAATTTGATGATATTGGCTATggaagatttcgattgtattatgGGAATCGACCCATTGACTAAGTATAGAGCGACGGTGGATTGTTATCAAGGTCTCGTTCAGTTTCGTCCAGAAGGAGACGAGAATTGGTTCTTCTTTGGTGAGGGAGCTCGACCTCCAATGCCAGTAGTGTCTGCTGTAAAGGCACAACGAGCTTTAGCAAAAGGAGGAGAAGGATACCTCATTTATGCTGTTGACGTATCAAAGGATGTAATCGACGTGAAGAACATTCCAGTTGTcgatgaatttcctgatgtttttcccgaTGAAATTCCTGGATTTCCTCCAGAGAGGGAAGTGGAAGCGAAGATAGAGTTGGTACCAGGAACCGCACCTATCTCCAGAGCGCCTTATAGATTGGCACCAACAGAGATGAAAAAGTTGAAACAACAGTTACAAGATCTTCTTGACAAAGGGTACATTAGACCCAGTGTGTCTCCCTGGGGAGCACCAGTGTTGTTCGTTTAAAAAAAGGATGGGTCTATGCGGttttgcatagattatcggcagttgaaccgagtaacagtcaagaataaatatccgttaccacggattgatgatttgtttgatcaactgtAAGGGACTTCAGTgtactcgaagatcgatttacggtctggatatcatcaacttctagttcatcaacgtgatatccctaagactgcatttcgaacaaggtatgggcattacgagtttctagtgatgccgtttggtttgacgaatgctccagcagtatttatggatttgatgaaccgagtattccagtagtatcttgacaagtttgtcattgtctttattgatgacatactGGTATACTCTCGTAGCCTTGAAGAGCATGCACAACATTTAAGGATTGTGTTGCTAACCTTAAGGAATCACCAaatgtatgctaagttgaacaagtgcgagttttggctcgacagagttgtcttcttgggacatgttatatccaaagatgggatatcagtggatcctagcaagatcgaagcagtgttgagttgggcacgaccggaatcagctcaagagataagaagttttctaggtttggcaggttattaaCGGAGATTCATTTCAGGATTTTCTCAGATTGCCAAACCATTGACTCAACTGACCTGTAATAATGTGCAGTTCGAATGGACtcatgattgtgaaaatagtttcAATGAACTGCGTCAACGTTTGACAACTGCACCAGTTTTAGCTCTGCCATCTGGATCAGGAGGGTACATTGTGTACACTGACGCATCACTTCAAGGACTTGGGTGCGATTTAacccagaatggtcatgtgattgcatatgcatccagacagttgaagaagcatgaagagaattatccagttcatgatctggaattggcagcgattgtgtttgctttaAAGATTTGGTGACATTATCTCTATGGAGAGAGATTTGAGATCTTTacagatcacaagagtttgaagtatatcttcactcaagcagagttgaatatgcgccaaagaagatggatggatttgttaaaggattatgattgcgaaatcaagtatcatccaggataaTCGAATAttacagctgatgctcttagtcgcaaggtgagattatctgcacttcagacaagtTTCATATCAAGTGTAATCCAAGATTGTTGTTCTCTGGGATTTCACTTCCGTCATAAGAAAGGAATGGAACACATTCGAGTAACGAGTATTTTATCTGAACCGATGTTGTATGCCAAAATCAGAGAAGTTCAGTTTTGTGATCCGAAGGTGGAAAagttagcaaggttagctaacgGAGACAACACATCTGGCTTTGCGTTCCAAACAGATGGAACCTTATTTTGTCAGGAAGTatcgtagttccagaagattgtAAAGTGAGGgacgagattttatctcaagctcataggagtaagttgagtatccaccctggaagcatgaaaatgtataaggatttgaagaccaagttttggtggaaaggtatgaagagaagtgtttaccaatttgtagccaagtgtttggtttgtcagcaagtgaaagctgagcatcgacgaccaggaggattacttcataatcttcctattcctgagtggaagtgggagcatgtaacgatggattttgtcacccacttgccgctgtcttctaagaattgtgatgcaatttgggttgttgtggaccgactgactaagtcagcacatttcattccgtatagtcgggaatatagtttcgatcgcatggcaagactatacattcaagagattcgtaaatatcatggtgtgccaacaagtatagtcagtgatagagatccacgctttacctcaaggttctggggaagttttcaaaaagcgttgggaacgacattgagtctgagtactgcctatcatccagagaccgatggtcagtctgagaggactattcagacacttgaggacatgttgcgtgcttgtgctttggattttggaccagcatggcatgatcatctgccgcttgtggagtttgcatataacaatagctaccacagtagcattggtatggctccgttcgaagcattgtatggtagacgttgtcgtactccattgttTTGTGACGAAGTAGGAGAACGACAAGTGCACGGACCTGAATTAGTGCAACAAGCGATTGACGTAGTGGAATTGATCAAGAAGAGAATTAAAACTGCAAAAGATCGTCaatcgagttatgcgaataccaagcgtagacctctacagtttcagtcaggggaaaaagttttccttaaagtttcaccgttccgcagggtgatgagatttggactcaagggaaaattagccccaagattcatcggaccttttgagatcttggaatgtgttggaAATTTGGCGTACCGATTGGCTTTACCGCCGTATCTGTCCAGCattcataatgtctttcatgtatcgttgctacgacggtatgtagcagatgagtcgcacgTTCTTAGTCCGACAGATGTTCATCTTGAAGAAGAATTGACTTATGTCGAGCAGCCGCTTTTAATCCTGGGTAGGAAAGAGAAAAAGCTCAAaaacaagaccattccacttgttctaGTGCAATGGCAATGCCGAGGTACTgtagaagcgacttgggagttagagagtcgtatgcgctcagagtatcctcatttgttttgtgttgtattttattcagttgtattgttcttcagttttgatttcgaggacgaaatctctgtaaggaggggaggatgtaatgacccgaatttctattttgaatgaagtattaattaagacataattaatgagttgttaattaagtattattaaagaattgataattcgggattaagctattggtatccaccgaattttaaatggataacccgacctacttcggattacaGTATCTcaagaaatccaactagaccaatgagattctgacacgtggaagataagattggttcggattttctggaatagtgcggatgcagcctataaatggaagccgattcttttgtttccttcaccgcattcttcagagagagttctagttgtaccttaggaTTTCTAGCCaatttctagggcactttggtgtcgggaagtttcggagctagtgtcgactcgaggagggtcggtgaactgagatcgagacatcatcagcgggctaacgacggacgcaggtataatcataaatccttagatagtgatttaaggatcattagggagatctttgtagcatgtttgatctggtttgttagtgatttctttatgttggtattgtctaggttcagagctttctgtcagattgttttagtgagctacgtgatgtactgactgagatatccaagcgtagtataaacacttatatgctgcatatttatctgttgcatgatacatgttttactgctttggcatattatgcatgacatatcatgttgagcctgatatctttagagatatacctcgtttgttggggccgctcaacCCTATTATGTATTGTGGACGAtagggcatcgagagctacagtgtccgacgggacccgtgggctctgatgacctggacattgcaggtccacgtcttgatgatgagtgttggagccaaaacatgcctagggcagatcagagactacacactcaggcgcctctagactgagcatgagattcttgacttgatccttgatatccgagcagattgcattttgcatgcatcatatcagtttgtatactcgtacattctcgtattgggcgattgtcgctcacgtccttgttttcatcttgggcaccccattccacggggcaggtcttaggttggacggttgtcgctcacgtccttgttttcatcttgggcaccccattccacggggcaggtcttaagtttaatgtttcatgtttattagtttgtttagtagtggctcgggtaagggcgctacaatTGTActattgtactgtcagaatttgataaaacagagatgtcgtgatttgattagaatattgatacagtatttTGAtaatgtcattgccagattgaacagtgaccgACTTTGAGTCAAGacttcaattgtatcagagcgacatcaAGAAacgtataaataaatgttgattcgggattgcacaactcgagttatgtttgacttgagtttcccaaaatcacatactttattttattgcattgatatttgcaattatcggattgatatgtttagtctattgaatttaTAGCAGAACGAgaatttgagtctagggcagatcagcctagctagggcagaaccgccgagtctttgtcagaaccgctgagactctagacttactatggggacccagacgctaatcatcttcttaatcatctttgggatttaattatcaattaagatgtgcagggtctaaaatttttttttaaaatgcggaaggtaatggaatcattctattatacaaaccagtataataatacaaatcatgtacaacatgcatctagttcaaattaaggttcaattactacaatcaagtaatgaaacctatctatatccaagtccggaatcaccgaTCTAATCtagatctctcatcatcttctataccctgatcctgtcccacctgttgtcatgcacacatacaaacaagacaacggccggataactctggtaagaataaatcccagtataaacaatgtatacggGCAATTAACTGAACTAACATAAGACcatgaattatatcttcttGCATGTATCATAATCGAACAAAAtgtatcaatatcaatctgaaaataaaacatgaatcgtaatctacgaaacataattcAATACAGGTCTGTAAATCAGAATCTTGACTCAACATCTAAGACtagactcatctctcattctaatctggGGATCTcggtgaataagaacgtaacaagtctcccatcTACTACCACCAGTCGCGATGGCGGTACGTTATTATTTCTGGACATTGGTCTAGTCTATATCGAATAATCTAAAATAAGAACAATGTCTGTATCTTAAGCATATCGATATACCAAACGTCCAGCGCCTTGGCGTATCTACCAAGACTAAGCCTattctgacaatgtgcaatgggtcagtgactATACTATCAAAATCTAACCTctctgtcagtgactctcaCTTAATAGTTATATACTCTCCACTTTCTGATTCAATAGAACAAACGTAATCATTTAAAAACACAAAGGTATataaacaaaacaataccatacaagtatgtggtttagggaaacttgaatagaatctaactcaagtcgatctcccagttaACATCGTTTTATACCTTTTGCTTCTCGTTccgacgaagtcgaagtctcgaagtcaaatctgtccatatcaatctgaaatacaATATCGCAtaggcacaatctcagtatgcagctcaattcaaaatctattctgctcaatactcaaatcaaaatacaatctgattaatATTGACTCAAGATataatctaatccatatcaacgatatcacgatataatcgaagtcactactgaatcttatcaatatcaatccactgatgtttcgacggtataacaatacaatcttaaTAACCCCAGCAATATCAACATCATAGACATAATACCACGAGGCATAATCAGTGTCACTACAATATATAATCTTCAATAATACAAATCATGATACCCAATCAATACAATCTCAGTTATGtcatttctgaaaatcataacaaatacatacaccgtttgttcttcaatctgacttcagttatacgatgtctactatatcagaaacaccatatatgattcctatcaaattctgacaatatcataatttcaaatcgtgTCTAAACGtgacaaaacttacgtcctgttgtagcctgcgttgataggaacacggtactgtgtctggattcaaaatctgacagaCAAATCGAAATataaggcgtaaggattttctaagAACCTTTCTCGTTTCCATTCTTTCCTCTCCTTAACTTTGAAAGAAGAatcttatatatacatatatatatatatatatatatatatatctatatatatatatatatatatatatatatatatataatatcacaCGTTGCATGTAGAGAAACGTGTCCCATTTTCCATGAACTTCGGTCGGCAATCGGGTGgtgctaaactaccgctcgggcacggCATTTTCTGttgagtgttagagtaggtgtccgtcgagccaagtgttgaccgagggttcatgattaaactctatgtataaacagtctttattttaataatatttgaatttatcgttttggcacttctttatctgtatacccatgctagttgcatagataaagcccttgaatatacaaatagtagaaagaatatgagatgctcatatgatgagtatcatgaaactcatatttgtaatactgtatattctaaacggttcctagtcgattcagccgccactaagaaggatataggccgctcgagttagagactagtatctgcgatgtgagtaccatgtttcattggtaggggacattgtgatgtccgaacatgcagataggtgctccttgtagagtgcactgaacaaccctccataaaaggactttccaagtggttctcacttatcgagtggaaaagtcctagtttatggttgtacaccattagtccttatgacccgggacaacattgagactctatgtgctagaatttcactttgacttgtttaccgactctcatggggtcatcaggtggcaaggttgggtgttctgtcgaaacatataggagtcgatgcattgtagtcggggattcaccgcttaccttcgggtatggatatcctatgtgttttcatgtatatgtagtttgaaatctctgatcagagtatggtggtaattatgaaaggggtttcagagattacaccatcgatgcaactacgacatgacgcatagtatcgattcattgacaactctcgataaaccaatggttgtcgaattggTCGGGATATAttagttgaagggaccgtactgtacgctaaccataattgaatggttcttgcaggaactatcatttgatacctagggaatcatgtaagagatgctgctaggcatttaacatgattggttgggtactatcagacttgagttctgacgttcttattatcaaagaGTTGGTAAGTTAGAATGGAgcgattggggtatgctcgaataaggacatgtttagtccgaatcacatggagatgtgaacccacggctagttgtatcaatga
The Primulina eburnea isolate SZY01 unplaced genomic scaffold, ASM2296580v1 ctg579_ERROPOS2970300, whole genome shotgun sequence DNA segment above includes these coding regions:
- the LOC140821477 gene encoding uncharacterized protein gives rise to the protein MDFMKIGPPPLTGDENADVAEAWVDIMEQCFRVLHYDEDEKMEVADFMIQGKARKWWKPVSVILVQQHGRIRWEHFRQAFINHHLPPALRQAKEMELLTIKQGDSNIEDYHKRFTDLLSYAPHISENSAAKYSHFLNARRKAMQASKSSSSLGPRGQSFKKSPSSSSSGSRGVHNFGRKKMQCGHCGGNHPTENCRRATGACFNCGGFCHMKRDCPNLENQSGGGGSMTGSYSGKQSEATVQQKGFPAQGSRRGGMSQGSQQRPRVQGQVFALNQEQDEEHNERVIADFDCIMGIDPLTKYRATVDCYQGLVQFRPEGDENWFFFGEGARPPMPVVSAVKAQRALAKGGEGYLIYAVDVSKDVIDVKNIPVVDEFPDVFPDEIPGFPPEREVEAKIELVPGTAPISRAPYRLAPTEMKKLKQQLQDLLDKGYIRPSVSPWGAPVLFV